A single window of Archangium gephyra DNA harbors:
- a CDS encoding protein kinase domain-containing protein produces MSGRRIGGRYVVERRVAGGGMGAIWVALDSQLQRRVALKLMTPERIASASARHQFEQEAKAVAQLRNPHVVQIHDYGVDGDTPFIVMELLEGEDLETRLERQGRLAPAVVASLLNQIARALASAHSAGVIHRDLKPANLFLARVDSDEVVKVLDFGLARLDAGSAAASEQPGRVMGTPRYMSPEQMRGEAGVDHRTDVWSLGVVAYRALTGRFPFSADALGELGRGGTLAFAEPPSTLVPELGQGVDAFFARALDADPTRRFQSARELAAAFASLVEASRPSRASKILVIDDEPDVELLMRQRFRKYIRDKVYEFIFASDGEDALEKLRQHPDTDVVLSDINMPRMDGLTFLARVGEVNPLVKVIMVSAYSDMSNIRVAMNRGAFDFLVKPIDFQDLDATLAKALKHVKEFRQMVRSAEENQLLRMFVHGGILERATPLMRGPDMVEGERVEATVAFLDLKDFTPVLRGEQPEAAVRRLNANFEVIVPELLSRGGVVDKFVGDAVMAVFRGQGHLGRALEACLAARQQLGAVAFRSGDASPYGHGLCIGLDSGELICGSIGARGLGRLDYTVLGETVNTAARLSVLAGKDQLLIGAHLLPRVETGFECLAVGTRTLPGGGTELGVHEVVARREQRVSSSDRTVSIEARGC; encoded by the coding sequence ATGTCGGGACGCAGGATTGGCGGCAGGTATGTCGTGGAGCGCAGGGTCGCTGGCGGTGGCATGGGTGCCATCTGGGTGGCGCTCGACTCCCAGCTGCAGCGGCGGGTGGCGCTCAAGTTGATGACGCCCGAGCGCATCGCCTCCGCCTCCGCGCGCCACCAGTTCGAGCAGGAGGCCAAGGCGGTTGCCCAGCTGCGCAACCCCCATGTGGTGCAGATCCACGACTACGGCGTGGACGGGGACACGCCCTTCATCGTGATGGAGCTGCTCGAGGGGGAGGATCTCGAGACGCGTCTGGAGCGGCAGGGCCGGCTGGCGCCCGCCGTGGTCGCCTCGCTGCTCAATCAGATCGCCCGGGCGCTGGCCTCGGCCCACTCCGCGGGCGTCATCCACAGGGATCTCAAACCGGCCAACCTCTTCCTGGCCCGCGTCGACAGCGACGAGGTGGTGAAGGTGCTCGACTTCGGGCTGGCGCGGCTGGATGCCGGCAGCGCGGCGGCCTCCGAGCAACCCGGCCGGGTGATGGGCACCCCGCGCTACATGAGCCCCGAGCAGATGCGGGGCGAGGCCGGAGTGGACCACCGCACGGATGTCTGGTCGCTGGGCGTGGTGGCCTACCGGGCCCTCACCGGTCGCTTCCCCTTCTCCGCGGATGCACTCGGGGAGTTGGGCCGCGGCGGCACCCTCGCGTTCGCCGAGCCGCCCTCCACCCTGGTGCCCGAGCTGGGCCAGGGCGTGGATGCCTTCTTCGCCCGTGCCCTGGACGCGGACCCCACGCGCCGCTTCCAGTCCGCGCGGGAGCTGGCCGCGGCCTTCGCCTCGCTGGTGGAGGCCAGCCGCCCCTCGCGGGCCTCGAAGATCCTCGTCATCGATGACGAGCCGGACGTGGAGCTGCTGATGCGGCAGCGCTTCCGCAAGTACATCCGGGACAAGGTCTACGAGTTCATCTTCGCCAGCGATGGCGAGGACGCGCTGGAGAAGCTGCGCCAGCACCCGGATACGGATGTCGTGCTGTCCGACATCAACATGCCGAGGATGGACGGGCTCACCTTCCTGGCCCGGGTGGGCGAGGTCAATCCGCTCGTCAAGGTCATCATGGTCTCCGCCTACAGCGACATGAGCAACATCCGCGTGGCGATGAACCGCGGGGCCTTCGACTTCCTCGTCAAGCCCATCGACTTCCAGGATCTCGACGCCACCCTCGCCAAGGCGCTGAAGCACGTGAAGGAGTTCCGCCAGATGGTGCGCTCGGCGGAGGAGAACCAGCTGCTGCGGATGTTCGTGCACGGCGGCATCCTCGAGCGGGCCACCCCGCTGATGCGCGGCCCGGACATGGTGGAAGGGGAGCGGGTGGAGGCCACGGTGGCCTTCCTGGATCTCAAGGACTTCACGCCGGTGCTGCGCGGGGAGCAGCCCGAGGCGGCCGTGCGCCGGTTGAACGCCAACTTCGAGGTCATCGTCCCGGAGCTGCTCTCGCGGGGCGGCGTGGTGGACAAGTTCGTCGGGGACGCGGTGATGGCGGTGTTCCGGGGCCAGGGGCACCTGGGCCGGGCCCTGGAGGCCTGTCTGGCGGCCCGGCAGCAGCTGGGGGCCGTGGCCTTCCGTTCCGGGGACGCCTCCCCGTATGGCCATGGCCTCTGCATCGGTCTGGACTCGGGAGAGCTGATCTGCGGCAGCATCGGCGCCAGGGGGCTGGGCCGGCTGGACTACACGGTGCTCGGGGAGACGGTGAATACCGCGGCCCGGCTGAGCGTGCTGGCGGGCAAGGACCAGCTCCTCATCGGGGCGCATCTGCTGCCGCGGGTGGAGACGGGCTTCGAGTGCCTGGCGGTGGGAACGAGGACCCTGCCCGGTGGCGGCACGGAGCTGGGGGTCCATGAGGTCGTGGCCCGCCGGGAGCAGCGGGTGTCCAGCTCGGATCGGACCGTCTCCATCGAAGCTCGCGGGTGCTAA